The Humulus lupulus chromosome 3, drHumLupu1.1, whole genome shotgun sequence genome window below encodes:
- the LOC133821858 gene encoding DExH-box ATP-dependent RNA helicase DExH5, mitochondrial isoform X2 — protein MLLLLAPPFPSSSSSFSSSLLLLLLLHCSSKTLTLKPSSSSATPFGRMKDRPPSSYGAVYVPPHHRLRSVITCQNYTSSASFGSNFKDDQTTTTADTYFQPQQEQFHKPNSPYISSYDDAVSEEGSDREFDSYSQPSAVPFDSIEQWKRNLHILLRDKDKQELISREKKDRRNFEEIAVLASKVGLYSHLYARVVVVSKVPLPNYRFDLDDRRPQREVTVPLSLLRRVESYVTEFLSQKSWSRDNFSDVSFSRSSSSCSIATEEGLFEAPEPLASSKIVMEKVLWQRSLQLRDQQQTWQQSYEGREMLEFRKSLPACKERDAVLSSISQNQVVIISGETGCGKTTQIPQFVLESEIDSGHGASCNIICTQPRRISAMSVSERVASERGEELGESVGYKVRLEGVKGRDTRLLFCTTGILLRRLLVDRSLKGVSHVIVDEIHERGMNEDFLLIVLKDLLPRRPELRLILMSATLDAELFASYFGTAQIIHIPGFTYPVRTHFLEDILEGTGYKLTPYNQIDDYGQEKMWKMSKQAPRKRKSQIASLVEDALKAADLEGYSTQTRESLSCWNPDCIGFNFIEYLLCYICENERPGAVLVFMTGWDDINSLKDKLQAHPLLGDQTRVLLLACHGSMASSEQRLIFDEPEDGVRKIVLATNIAETSITINDVVFVLDCGKAKETSYDALNNTPCLLPSWISQVSAQQRRGRAGRVQPGECYQLYPRCVFDAFVEYQLPEILRTPLQSLCLQIKSLNLGSISEFLSRALQSPELLAVHNAIEYLKVIGALDEKENLTVLGRYLTMLPVEPKLGKMLLLGAILNCLDPILTVVSGLSVRDPFLTPFDKKDLAEAAKSQFSRDYSDHLALIRAYEGWKNAEREYAGYDYCWKNFLSLQSMKAIDSLRKEFFSLLRDTGLVDSNSTGYSAWSYDEHLIRAIICYGLYPGVCSVVHNEKSFSLKTMEDGQVLLYSNSVNSREAKIPYPWLVFNEKIKVNSVFLRDSTAVNDSVLLLFGGSISAGDIDGHLKMLGGYLEFFMKPAVAEMYQCIRRELDDLIQNKLLNPGLAISTHHELLSAVRLLISEDNCEGIFVFGRQVLKSTKSSVTTSTQPVVPSRTESGPGGDNSKSQLQTLLTRAGYNAPTYKTKQLNNCQFLATVEFNGMQIMGQPCSNKKSAEKDAAAEALQWLMGETRKGNEYINHMSMMLKKSKKDHY, from the exons ATGCTATTGCTCCTCGCACctccttttccttcttcttcttcttcgttctcttcctctcttcttcttcttcttcttcttcactgcTCTTCCAAAACCCTAACCCTCAAACCCTCCTCCTCCTCAGCTACCCCATTCGGCCGAATGAAGGACCGTCCTCCCTCCTCATACGGCGCCGTTTACGTTCCTCCACACCACCGCCTTCGCTCCGTCATTACCTGCCAAAATTATACCTCCTCTGCTTCATTTGGCTCCAACTTCAAGGACGATCAGACCACCACCACAGCTGACACCTACTTTCAGCCGCAGCAGGAACAGTTCCACAAGCCCAATTCGCCCTACATTTCTTCGTATGACGATGCCGTTTCCGAAGAAGGTTCCGATCGTGAATTCGATTCTTATTCCCAACCG AGTGCTGTTCCTTTTGATAGCATTGAACAGTGGAAAAGGAACTTACATATTCTTTTAAGAGACAAGGATAAGCAAGAGTTGATTTCCAGGGAGAAAAAGGATAGACGTAACTTTGAGGAAATAGCTGTTTTGGCGAGCAAAGTGGGACTCTATAG CCATCTATATGCAAGAGTTGTTGTTGTTAGTAAGGTTCCTCTACCAAACTATAGATTTGATCTGGATGATAGGCGTCCACAGAGGGAG GTAACCGTACCTCTTAGCCTGCTCAGGAGGGTTGAGTCATATGTTACTGAGTTCTTATCTCAAAAATCTTGGAGTAGGGATAATTTTTCAGATGTTTCCTTTTCAAGATCAAGCAGTAGCTGTAGTATTGCCACCGAGGAAGGACTTTTTGAGGCACCTGAACCACTGGCATCTAGTAAGATTGTGATGGAGAAAGTTCTTTGGCAAAGAAGCTTGCAGTTGAGGGATCAGCAACAAACTTGGCAG CAATCTTATGAAGGCAGAGAAATGCTGGAGTTTCGTAAAAGTCTTCCTGCTTGTAAGGAGAGGGATGCAGTGTTATCATCTATTTCACAGAATCAG GTGGTTATAATTTCCGGTGAAACTGGTTGTGGCAAGACCACCCAGATTCCACAATTCGTTTTGGAATCTGAGATAGACTCCGGTCATGGGGCTTCTTGTAATATTATATGTACACAGCCTAGGCGAATATCTGCTATGTCTGTGTCTGAAAGAGTTGCTTCAGAGAGAGGGGAGGAGTTGGGTGAATCT GTTGGATATAAGGTTCGGCTAGAGGGTGTGAAAGGGAGGGATACCCGCCTTCTATTTTGCACCACTGGCATCTTGTTGAGAAGATTGCTTGTTGATAGAAGTTTGAAAGGTGTAAGTCATGTTATTGTGGATGAGATCCATGAGCGTGGAATGAATGAAG ATTTTCTGCTTATTGTTCTTAAGGATCTTCTGCCTCGTCGACCTGAACTGCGCCTGATTCTGATGAGTGCAACCCTAGATGCAGAGCTTTTTGCATCATACTTTGGTACTGCCCAGATTATTCACATTCCG ggTTTTACATACCCAGTTAGAACTCATTTTCTGGAGGACATTCTTGAAGGCACGGGTTACAAATTAACCCCTTACAATCAAATTGATGATTATGGTCAAGAAAAGATGTGGAAGATGAGCAAACAAGCACCAAGAAAAAGGAAAAGTCAAATTGCCTCTCTTGTTGAG GATgcactcaaagctgctgacttgGAAGGCTACAGTACACAGACTCGAGAATCTTTATCATGTTGGAATCCTGATTGTATTGGTTTCAATTTTATTGAGTATCTTTTATGCTATATCTGTGAGAACGAAAGGCCTGGGGCTGTTCTAGTTTTTATGACTGGGTGGGATGACATTAATTCTTTGAAGGATAAGCTCCAGGCGCATCCTCTGTTAGGTGATCAAACTCGAGTTTTGTTGCTAGCATGCCATGGCTCTATGGCCAGTTCTGAGCAG AGGTTAATATTTGATGAGCCTGAAGATGGGGTGAGGAAAATAGTACTAGCAACAAATATTGCAGAGACAAGTATCACAATTAATGATGTTGTTTTTGTACTTGATTGCGGAAAGGCAAAAGAGACATCATATGATGCACTGAATAACACTCCTTGTTTGCTTCCATCCTGGATATCCCAGGTTTCTGCTCAACAA AGAAGAGGCAGAGCTGGTCGTGTTCAACCTGGAGAATGTTACCAACTCTATCCCAGATGTGTATTTGATGCTTTTGTGGAGTATCAATTACCCGAAATTTTGAGGACGCCTTTGCAGTCTCTTTGTCTCCAAATAAAAAGTTTAAATCTTGGAAGCATTTCTGAGTTCTTATCTAGGGCTTTGCAATCACCAGAGTTATTAGCA GTGCACAATGCTATTGAATATTTGAAAGTTATTGGAGCCTTGGATGAGAAAGAAAATTTGACTGTTTTAG GACGGTATCTAACAATGCTTCCTGTGGAGCCAAAACTTGGAAAGATGCTCTTATTGGGTGCCATATTAAATTGCCTGGACCCAATATTGACTGTTGTTTCTGGGCTCAGTGTCAGAGATCCTTTCTTAACACCATTTGACAAGAAGGAT CTTGCAGAGGCTGCAAAATCTCAGTTCTCAAGAGATTACAGTGATCACCTTGCTCTTATCAGGGCATACGAGGGATGGAAAAATGCTGAAAGAGAATATGCTGGTTATGATTACTGCTGGAAAAATTTTCTCTCATTACAATCTATGAAAGCAATCGATTCTCTTAGGAAGGAGTTCTTTTCTCTGCTGAGGGATACTGGTTTGGTCGACTCTAATAGCACTGGCTACAGTGCATGGAGCTATGATGAACATCTCATACGAGCTATCATATGCTATGGTCTATATCCAGGAGTTTGCTCTGTAGTG CATAATGAGAAGTCGTTCTCTCTAAAAACCATGGAGGATGGCCAGGTGCTTTTATATTCG AACTCGGTCAATTCTCGAGAAGCTAAAATTCCTTATCCATGGCTTGTTTTCAATGAAAAGATAAAAGTGAACTCTGTTTTCCTCCGGGATTCAACAGCTGTGAATGATTCAGTGCTTCTCCTATTTGGTGGTAGCATATCTGCCGGGGATATT GATGGACACTTGAAAATGTTGGGAGGATACCTAGAATTCTTCATGAAACCTGCTGTGGCAGAGATGTATCAATGCATAAGGAGAGAGCTTGATGATCTAATCCAAAACAAA CTATTGAACCCAGGATTGGCCATAAGCACCCATCATGAGCTCCTATCAGCTGTACGCTTGCTAATTTCTGAGGATAACTGCGAAGGTATATTTGTATTTGGCCGCCAGGTCCTCAAATCTACTAAGTCATCCGTTACCACCAGTACACAGCCAGTTGTACCTTCAAGAACTGAAAGTGGACCTGGGGGTGATAACTCTAAAAGTCAGCTCCAAACGTTACTCACCCGAGCAGGATACAATGCACCCACATACAAAACTAAGCAACTAAATAATTGTCAGTTCCTAGCAACTGTAGAGTTCAATGGAATGCAGATAATGGGGCAGCCATGTAGCAACAAAAAGAGTGCCGAAAAAGACGCAGCAGCTGAGGCTCTTCAGTGGCTGATGGGTGAAACCCGAAAGGGCAACGAGTATATCAATCACATGTCAATGATGCTGAAGAAAAGCAAAAAGGATCATTACTAG
- the LOC133821858 gene encoding DExH-box ATP-dependent RNA helicase DExH5, mitochondrial isoform X1, protein MLLLLAPPFPSSSSSFSSSLLLLLLLHCSSKTLTLKPSSSSATPFGRMKDRPPSSYGAVYVPPHHRLRSVITCQNYTSSASFGSNFKDDQTTTTADTYFQPQQEQFHKPNSPYISSYDDAVSEEGSDREFDSYSQPEKNYALQSAVPFDSIEQWKRNLHILLRDKDKQELISREKKDRRNFEEIAVLASKVGLYSHLYARVVVVSKVPLPNYRFDLDDRRPQREVTVPLSLLRRVESYVTEFLSQKSWSRDNFSDVSFSRSSSSCSIATEEGLFEAPEPLASSKIVMEKVLWQRSLQLRDQQQTWQQSYEGREMLEFRKSLPACKERDAVLSSISQNQVVIISGETGCGKTTQIPQFVLESEIDSGHGASCNIICTQPRRISAMSVSERVASERGEELGESVGYKVRLEGVKGRDTRLLFCTTGILLRRLLVDRSLKGVSHVIVDEIHERGMNEDFLLIVLKDLLPRRPELRLILMSATLDAELFASYFGTAQIIHIPGFTYPVRTHFLEDILEGTGYKLTPYNQIDDYGQEKMWKMSKQAPRKRKSQIASLVEDALKAADLEGYSTQTRESLSCWNPDCIGFNFIEYLLCYICENERPGAVLVFMTGWDDINSLKDKLQAHPLLGDQTRVLLLACHGSMASSEQRLIFDEPEDGVRKIVLATNIAETSITINDVVFVLDCGKAKETSYDALNNTPCLLPSWISQVSAQQRRGRAGRVQPGECYQLYPRCVFDAFVEYQLPEILRTPLQSLCLQIKSLNLGSISEFLSRALQSPELLAVHNAIEYLKVIGALDEKENLTVLGRYLTMLPVEPKLGKMLLLGAILNCLDPILTVVSGLSVRDPFLTPFDKKDLAEAAKSQFSRDYSDHLALIRAYEGWKNAEREYAGYDYCWKNFLSLQSMKAIDSLRKEFFSLLRDTGLVDSNSTGYSAWSYDEHLIRAIICYGLYPGVCSVVHNEKSFSLKTMEDGQVLLYSNSVNSREAKIPYPWLVFNEKIKVNSVFLRDSTAVNDSVLLLFGGSISAGDIDGHLKMLGGYLEFFMKPAVAEMYQCIRRELDDLIQNKLLNPGLAISTHHELLSAVRLLISEDNCEGIFVFGRQVLKSTKSSVTTSTQPVVPSRTESGPGGDNSKSQLQTLLTRAGYNAPTYKTKQLNNCQFLATVEFNGMQIMGQPCSNKKSAEKDAAAEALQWLMGETRKGNEYINHMSMMLKKSKKDHY, encoded by the exons ATGCTATTGCTCCTCGCACctccttttccttcttcttcttcttcgttctcttcctctcttcttcttcttcttcttcttcactgcTCTTCCAAAACCCTAACCCTCAAACCCTCCTCCTCCTCAGCTACCCCATTCGGCCGAATGAAGGACCGTCCTCCCTCCTCATACGGCGCCGTTTACGTTCCTCCACACCACCGCCTTCGCTCCGTCATTACCTGCCAAAATTATACCTCCTCTGCTTCATTTGGCTCCAACTTCAAGGACGATCAGACCACCACCACAGCTGACACCTACTTTCAGCCGCAGCAGGAACAGTTCCACAAGCCCAATTCGCCCTACATTTCTTCGTATGACGATGCCGTTTCCGAAGAAGGTTCCGATCGTGAATTCGATTCTTATTCCCAACCG GAAAAAAACTATGCTTTGCAGAGTGCTGTTCCTTTTGATAGCATTGAACAGTGGAAAAGGAACTTACATATTCTTTTAAGAGACAAGGATAAGCAAGAGTTGATTTCCAGGGAGAAAAAGGATAGACGTAACTTTGAGGAAATAGCTGTTTTGGCGAGCAAAGTGGGACTCTATAG CCATCTATATGCAAGAGTTGTTGTTGTTAGTAAGGTTCCTCTACCAAACTATAGATTTGATCTGGATGATAGGCGTCCACAGAGGGAG GTAACCGTACCTCTTAGCCTGCTCAGGAGGGTTGAGTCATATGTTACTGAGTTCTTATCTCAAAAATCTTGGAGTAGGGATAATTTTTCAGATGTTTCCTTTTCAAGATCAAGCAGTAGCTGTAGTATTGCCACCGAGGAAGGACTTTTTGAGGCACCTGAACCACTGGCATCTAGTAAGATTGTGATGGAGAAAGTTCTTTGGCAAAGAAGCTTGCAGTTGAGGGATCAGCAACAAACTTGGCAG CAATCTTATGAAGGCAGAGAAATGCTGGAGTTTCGTAAAAGTCTTCCTGCTTGTAAGGAGAGGGATGCAGTGTTATCATCTATTTCACAGAATCAG GTGGTTATAATTTCCGGTGAAACTGGTTGTGGCAAGACCACCCAGATTCCACAATTCGTTTTGGAATCTGAGATAGACTCCGGTCATGGGGCTTCTTGTAATATTATATGTACACAGCCTAGGCGAATATCTGCTATGTCTGTGTCTGAAAGAGTTGCTTCAGAGAGAGGGGAGGAGTTGGGTGAATCT GTTGGATATAAGGTTCGGCTAGAGGGTGTGAAAGGGAGGGATACCCGCCTTCTATTTTGCACCACTGGCATCTTGTTGAGAAGATTGCTTGTTGATAGAAGTTTGAAAGGTGTAAGTCATGTTATTGTGGATGAGATCCATGAGCGTGGAATGAATGAAG ATTTTCTGCTTATTGTTCTTAAGGATCTTCTGCCTCGTCGACCTGAACTGCGCCTGATTCTGATGAGTGCAACCCTAGATGCAGAGCTTTTTGCATCATACTTTGGTACTGCCCAGATTATTCACATTCCG ggTTTTACATACCCAGTTAGAACTCATTTTCTGGAGGACATTCTTGAAGGCACGGGTTACAAATTAACCCCTTACAATCAAATTGATGATTATGGTCAAGAAAAGATGTGGAAGATGAGCAAACAAGCACCAAGAAAAAGGAAAAGTCAAATTGCCTCTCTTGTTGAG GATgcactcaaagctgctgacttgGAAGGCTACAGTACACAGACTCGAGAATCTTTATCATGTTGGAATCCTGATTGTATTGGTTTCAATTTTATTGAGTATCTTTTATGCTATATCTGTGAGAACGAAAGGCCTGGGGCTGTTCTAGTTTTTATGACTGGGTGGGATGACATTAATTCTTTGAAGGATAAGCTCCAGGCGCATCCTCTGTTAGGTGATCAAACTCGAGTTTTGTTGCTAGCATGCCATGGCTCTATGGCCAGTTCTGAGCAG AGGTTAATATTTGATGAGCCTGAAGATGGGGTGAGGAAAATAGTACTAGCAACAAATATTGCAGAGACAAGTATCACAATTAATGATGTTGTTTTTGTACTTGATTGCGGAAAGGCAAAAGAGACATCATATGATGCACTGAATAACACTCCTTGTTTGCTTCCATCCTGGATATCCCAGGTTTCTGCTCAACAA AGAAGAGGCAGAGCTGGTCGTGTTCAACCTGGAGAATGTTACCAACTCTATCCCAGATGTGTATTTGATGCTTTTGTGGAGTATCAATTACCCGAAATTTTGAGGACGCCTTTGCAGTCTCTTTGTCTCCAAATAAAAAGTTTAAATCTTGGAAGCATTTCTGAGTTCTTATCTAGGGCTTTGCAATCACCAGAGTTATTAGCA GTGCACAATGCTATTGAATATTTGAAAGTTATTGGAGCCTTGGATGAGAAAGAAAATTTGACTGTTTTAG GACGGTATCTAACAATGCTTCCTGTGGAGCCAAAACTTGGAAAGATGCTCTTATTGGGTGCCATATTAAATTGCCTGGACCCAATATTGACTGTTGTTTCTGGGCTCAGTGTCAGAGATCCTTTCTTAACACCATTTGACAAGAAGGAT CTTGCAGAGGCTGCAAAATCTCAGTTCTCAAGAGATTACAGTGATCACCTTGCTCTTATCAGGGCATACGAGGGATGGAAAAATGCTGAAAGAGAATATGCTGGTTATGATTACTGCTGGAAAAATTTTCTCTCATTACAATCTATGAAAGCAATCGATTCTCTTAGGAAGGAGTTCTTTTCTCTGCTGAGGGATACTGGTTTGGTCGACTCTAATAGCACTGGCTACAGTGCATGGAGCTATGATGAACATCTCATACGAGCTATCATATGCTATGGTCTATATCCAGGAGTTTGCTCTGTAGTG CATAATGAGAAGTCGTTCTCTCTAAAAACCATGGAGGATGGCCAGGTGCTTTTATATTCG AACTCGGTCAATTCTCGAGAAGCTAAAATTCCTTATCCATGGCTTGTTTTCAATGAAAAGATAAAAGTGAACTCTGTTTTCCTCCGGGATTCAACAGCTGTGAATGATTCAGTGCTTCTCCTATTTGGTGGTAGCATATCTGCCGGGGATATT GATGGACACTTGAAAATGTTGGGAGGATACCTAGAATTCTTCATGAAACCTGCTGTGGCAGAGATGTATCAATGCATAAGGAGAGAGCTTGATGATCTAATCCAAAACAAA CTATTGAACCCAGGATTGGCCATAAGCACCCATCATGAGCTCCTATCAGCTGTACGCTTGCTAATTTCTGAGGATAACTGCGAAGGTATATTTGTATTTGGCCGCCAGGTCCTCAAATCTACTAAGTCATCCGTTACCACCAGTACACAGCCAGTTGTACCTTCAAGAACTGAAAGTGGACCTGGGGGTGATAACTCTAAAAGTCAGCTCCAAACGTTACTCACCCGAGCAGGATACAATGCACCCACATACAAAACTAAGCAACTAAATAATTGTCAGTTCCTAGCAACTGTAGAGTTCAATGGAATGCAGATAATGGGGCAGCCATGTAGCAACAAAAAGAGTGCCGAAAAAGACGCAGCAGCTGAGGCTCTTCAGTGGCTGATGGGTGAAACCCGAAAGGGCAACGAGTATATCAATCACATGTCAATGATGCTGAAGAAAAGCAAAAAGGATCATTACTAG